From Paraburkholderia sabiae, a single genomic window includes:
- a CDS encoding ANTAR domain-containing response regulator: MLRVLLVTDTDKPIGELRDTLARLGYDMLAATASPQALHETVESERPDVVIIDTESPSRDTLEQLAVMNATAPRPVLMFSNDANQQLIRDAVGAGVTAYLVEGLATERLAPILEVALARFAQESQLRERLAQAENELAERKLIDRAKRMLMDSQKMTEHAAYATMRKRAMNQGVKLAEVARQIVAAADLPD; the protein is encoded by the coding sequence ATGCTGCGCGTATTGCTCGTAACCGACACCGACAAGCCGATCGGCGAGTTGCGCGACACGCTCGCGCGGCTCGGCTACGACATGCTTGCCGCGACGGCATCGCCGCAAGCGCTGCACGAGACTGTCGAAAGCGAACGGCCCGACGTCGTGATCATCGACACCGAATCGCCGTCGCGCGACACGCTCGAACAGCTCGCCGTGATGAACGCGACGGCACCGCGTCCCGTGCTGATGTTCAGCAACGACGCGAACCAGCAGCTGATACGCGACGCCGTCGGCGCAGGCGTGACGGCGTATCTCGTCGAAGGACTCGCGACGGAGCGCCTTGCACCGATACTCGAAGTGGCGCTTGCGCGCTTCGCACAAGAATCGCAATTGCGCGAGCGGCTTGCGCAGGCGGAGAACGAACTCGCCGAGCGCAAGCTGATCGACCGCGCGAAACGCATGCTGATGGATTCGCAAAAGATGACCGAACACGCCGCCTACGCGACGATGCGCAAGCGCGCGATGAACCAGGGCGTGAAGCTTGCCGAAGTCGCGCGCCAGATCGTCGCCGCCGCCGACTTGCCAGATTGA